CGGTCAGTCCAGGCGGCCGTAGATCAGGCGCAGGATCGCCTCGGTGAGATCGTCGACGCCGTGCAGCACCACGCCGCGCGGCTCGGCGGACAACTGCGACAGCCGCCCGTCGCGCATGAGCGTGACCAGACCGGCGAGGGTGGCCGAGTCGATGCCCGCCGGGGCGAGACCGGCCGCCCGATCGCGGTCGATCTTGGCGGCCAGCGCGGTGGTGAAGCGGGCCTGGATGCCCGCGATGAACTCCGTCAGCGGCGGATAGGTGCTGGCATAGCCCTCGAGCGAGCAGACCAGGATCGTGCTGTTGTCGTGCCAGATCTCCGCCGCGCCCGTGAGCTGGGTGTGCAGCAGTTCGCGCTGCGGCCCGGTAGAGGGCAGCCACACGTGGGTCTGGGCGTACGCGTCGCTGACGTCCTCCATCAGCCGGGCCAGCA
This sequence is a window from Nocardia yunnanensis. Protein-coding genes within it:
- a CDS encoding TetR/AcrR family transcriptional regulator codes for the protein MAQKGGREVNQSRKSTAGLRRRGTISKGDQREAQILEETRRLLTTKPMAALTVDDITHATGISRTSFYFYFPSKQAVLARLMEDVSDAYAQTHVWLPSTGPQRELLHTQLTGAAEIWHDNSTILVCSLEGYASTYPPLTEFIAGIQARFTTALAAKIDRDRAAGLAPAGIDSATLAGLVTLMRDGRLSQLSAEPRGVVLHGVDDLTEAILRLIYGRLD